A genomic stretch from Candidatus Methanomassiliicoccus intestinalis Issoire-Mx1 includes:
- a CDS encoding TrkH family potassium uptake protein: MELTKPSQNSQIAPVKKKSFFKRHGVDKYTITKKVSRRENTVLYLFGTLVFYVGLALIVPLICSYIFNDPYDPWIITMLICFLFSIPLLMRFKSAEHTRSTETLFVITTSWILVTIFGSLPFILSGMDVIDALFESMSGFTTTGSTIMGGGGVAPIEEWSKSILLWRSMMQWLGGAGIIMIFVTILPMMGATGRSLVTLELAGTDTQNITQRMQEESRKFHYIYLSLTLLMIVMLLLTGLGVYDSATIALSSISTGGLSPYSDSISHFNSRIVEWIVIIFMFLGGTNFFLQFRAMSRGGYKELIKNSEFRAYVLIVIIASLILFAFLGPEVAGMSTFDRFTASTFQIISAMTSTGYTTISLGGLVNIASLILIIAMIIGGSSGSTAGGIKIVRFVILRKFLSATLYRTIHPKAVVPIKINEKTVEEKTVSSLMALLVCYFGTAVVCIFILMMLGVDTMGSVCSTIASLSNAGLGMGDVASSYGGLPDLAKLVLMFAMWAGRLEFISVFVILSPVFWKEFLRFHKRYS; encoded by the coding sequence ATGGAACTGACCAAACCATCCCAAAATAGTCAAATAGCACCAGTTAAGAAAAAATCATTTTTCAAACGACATGGTGTTGACAAATATACTATAACAAAAAAAGTCTCAAGAAGAGAGAATACCGTGCTGTACCTATTTGGGACGCTGGTATTCTATGTGGGCTTGGCATTGATCGTTCCTTTGATCTGCTCATACATCTTCAATGATCCATATGATCCATGGATCATTACCATGCTGATCTGTTTCCTTTTCTCTATTCCACTTCTTATGAGATTCAAATCAGCAGAGCATACACGTTCTACTGAAACTCTGTTTGTAATCACCACATCATGGATTCTCGTTACAATATTCGGTTCACTTCCGTTCATCCTGTCTGGAATGGATGTAATCGATGCACTTTTTGAATCAATGAGCGGATTCACAACGACTGGATCTACAATTATGGGTGGAGGCGGCGTAGCTCCTATTGAAGAATGGTCTAAAAGCATACTGTTGTGGAGAAGCATGATGCAGTGGCTGGGAGGCGCGGGTATAATTATGATATTCGTGACGATCCTACCAATGATGGGGGCCACTGGCCGCAGCCTTGTGACGTTAGAATTGGCAGGAACAGACACTCAGAATATTACACAAAGGATGCAGGAAGAATCAAGAAAATTCCATTACATCTATCTCAGCCTTACGCTGTTGATGATTGTGATGCTCTTATTGACAGGATTGGGCGTCTATGACTCTGCAACTATTGCGCTCTCATCCATATCAACAGGAGGGCTTTCACCGTATTCAGACAGCATATCTCATTTCAACAGCCGGATAGTAGAGTGGATTGTGATTATATTCATGTTCCTGGGTGGTACGAACTTTTTCCTGCAGTTCCGCGCCATGAGCAGAGGCGGGTATAAGGAACTCATCAAAAACTCCGAATTTAGAGCATATGTACTTATCGTCATAATTGCAAGCTTGATTTTATTCGCATTTTTAGGTCCAGAAGTTGCTGGAATGAGCACGTTTGACAGATTTACCGCATCCACGTTTCAGATAATATCTGCCATGACCAGCACAGGATATACCACAATCAGTCTCGGTGGACTTGTAAACATAGCCAGCTTGATTTTAATTATTGCAATGATAATTGGAGGGTCTTCCGGTTCTACTGCAGGTGGTATAAAGATAGTCAGGTTTGTTATACTGCGTAAATTCCTGTCTGCCACATTATATAGAACGATTCACCCCAAGGCAGTAGTCCCCATAAAAATCAATGAAAAAACAGTAGAAGAAAAAACGGTATCTTCCCTTATGGCGCTGTTGGTGTGCTATTTTGGTACGGCAGTAGTGTGCATATTCATACTTATGATGCTGGGAGTAGACACCATGGGTTCTGTGTGTTCTACGATAGCTTCGCTTTCAAATGCAGGATTGGGCATGGGAGATGTGGCCTCATCATACGGAGGACTTCCGGATCTTGCTAAGCTGGTGCTGATGTTTGCAATGTGGGCCGGTCGTCTTGAGTTTATCTCTGTATTCGTCATATTGAGTCCGGTGTTCTGGAAAGAATTCCTAAGATTCCACAAAAGGTACAGCTGA